ATCTATTTGATCGTTTACTTAAGCACAAAGAGCGTTAATTTAATTTCAATAAATAATTTAAGAGAATAGATTTATGTCAGTAACTGTAAAAGATATAGCTGATCGCGCTAATGTTTCTACTGCAACGGTGTCACGCGCATTGAATCCTGAGCAAACGGGAATTAAACCTGAAGTTCGCAATGAAATTGTCGCTTTGGCTGAACGCATGGGCTATAAAAAGCGCGGCCGCAAATCGAATAAAACTGATAATGCTTATGTGGGTATTATTTATAAAAGGGAGCCGACGACTTTCGCTAGCGGCGGTGTTTTAGGAGACCGTTTGTATCACGCGATGGAAATTTCCCTGTACCATCAGGGGAAACAAGCTTTGATGCATAATATTGCCTTGGATGATGAGCCACCAGCCTTTTTAAAGGACGGTTTAGTTTCTGGAGTGCTCTTGGTCGAATTAGATATTGATAATGACCACAAGATCCTTAAAGAACTCAAGCAGATGAAAATCCCTGCAGTGGCGGTTAATCACCCAGGTTATCTCGATAATTTTGATGTAGTTAGCGTCAATTATGTTCAATGTTAT
This genomic stretch from Lentisphaera araneosa HTCC2155 harbors:
- a CDS encoding LacI family DNA-binding transcriptional regulator; its protein translation is MSVTVKDIADRANVSTATVSRALNPEQTGIKPEVRNEIVALAERMGYKKRGRKSNKTDNAYVGIIYKREPTTFASGGVLGDRLYHAMEISLYHQGKQALMHNIALDDEPPAFLKDGLVSGVLLVELDIDNDHKILKELKQMKIPAVAVNHPGYLDNFDVVSVNYVQCYQLMAKRLLEKGCQNIAFASNDFGHFVTRNSFLGYSLAMFEIGKTPQETTWLKESDSADVGKGIAREIVADGTIDGVLCMSNKIAKNVIAELQALGKKVPGDVKVCGFDPSSKDDTAITAAIYNLPEMTDRAVELLQ